From Camelus ferus isolate YT-003-E chromosome 18, BCGSAC_Cfer_1.0, whole genome shotgun sequence, one genomic window encodes:
- the INO80E gene encoding INO80 complex subunit E isoform X3 — protein MNGPADGEVDYKKKYRNLKRKLKFLIYEHECFQEELRKAQRKLLKVSRDKSFLLDRLLQYENVDEDSSDSDATASSDNSETEGTPKLSDTPAPKRKRSPPLGGAPSPSSLSLPPSTGFPLQATGAPSPYLSSLASPPYPPFPSDYLALQLPEPSPLRPKREKRPRLPRKLKEVEADPGKFLPGLL, from the exons ATGAACGGGCCGGCGGACGGCGAAGTGGACTACAAGAAGAAATACCGGAACCTGAAGCGAAAGCTTAAGTTCCTCATCTAC GAACACGAGTGCTTCCAGGAGGAACTGAGGAAGGCGCAGAGGAAATTGCTGAAGGTGTCCCGGGACAAGAG TTTCCTACTAGACCGACTTCTGCAGTACGAGAACGTGGATGAAGACTCTTCTG ATTCAGATGCCACTGCATCTTCAGATAACAGTGAGACAGAGGGGACACCCAAGTTGTCGGACACTCCGGCCCCTAAGAG GAAGAGGAGCCCGCCACTGGGaggtgccccctccccctccagcctctccctgcctccttcaacAGGGTTTCCCCTTCAGGCCACTGGGGCCCCCTCCCCATACCTGAGCTCG CTGGCTTCCCCCCCCTACCCCCCATTCCCTTCTGACTACCTGGCCCTGCAGCTGCCCGAACCCAGCCCCCTGAGGCCCAAGCGGGAGAAACGGCCCCGCCTGCCCCGGAAACTCAAG
- the INO80E gene encoding INO80 complex subunit E isoform X2 — MNGPADGEVDYKKKYRNLKRKLKFLIYEHECFQEELRKAQRKLLKVSRDKSFLLDRLLQYENVDEDSSDSDATASSDNSETEGTPKLSDTPAPKRKRSPPLGGAPSPSSLSLPPSTGFPLQATGAPSPYLSSMAVGPPDCPVGGPLTFPSRGSGAGVGAALAPLPPPKMPPPTILSAVPRQMFSDAGSGDDALDGDDDLVIDIPE, encoded by the exons ATGAACGGGCCGGCGGACGGCGAAGTGGACTACAAGAAGAAATACCGGAACCTGAAGCGAAAGCTTAAGTTCCTCATCTAC GAACACGAGTGCTTCCAGGAGGAACTGAGGAAGGCGCAGAGGAAATTGCTGAAGGTGTCCCGGGACAAGAG TTTCCTACTAGACCGACTTCTGCAGTACGAGAACGTGGATGAAGACTCTTCTG ATTCAGATGCCACTGCATCTTCAGATAACAGTGAGACAGAGGGGACACCCAAGTTGTCGGACACTCCGGCCCCTAAGAG GAAGAGGAGCCCGCCACTGGGaggtgccccctccccctccagcctctccctgcctccttcaacAGGGTTTCCCCTTCAGGCCACTGGGGCCCCCTCCCCATACCTGAGCTCG ATGGCGGTGGGACCCCCAGACTGCCCTGTGGGAGGGCCGCTGACCTTCCCAAGCCGGGgttctggggctggggtgggggcagccctggccccactgcccccacccaaaATGCCCCCACCTACGATCCTGAGTGCCGTCCCTCGGCAGATGTTCAGCGATGCGGGCAGCGGGGACGACGCCCTGGATGGGGATGATGACCTGGTAATCGACATCCCAGAGTGA
- the INO80E gene encoding INO80 complex subunit E isoform X1, giving the protein MNGPADGEVDYKKKYRNLKRKLKFLIYEHECFQEELRKAQRKLLKVSRDKSFLLDRLLQYENVDEDSSDSDATASSDNSETEGTPKLSDTPAPKRKRSPPLGGAPSPSSLSLPPSTGFPLQATGAPSPYLSSLASPPYPPFPSDYLALQLPEPSPLRPKREKRPRLPRKLKMAVGPPDCPVGGPLTFPSRGSGAGVGAALAPLPPPKMPPPTILSAVPRQMFSDAGSGDDALDGDDDLVIDIPE; this is encoded by the exons ATGAACGGGCCGGCGGACGGCGAAGTGGACTACAAGAAGAAATACCGGAACCTGAAGCGAAAGCTTAAGTTCCTCATCTAC GAACACGAGTGCTTCCAGGAGGAACTGAGGAAGGCGCAGAGGAAATTGCTGAAGGTGTCCCGGGACAAGAG TTTCCTACTAGACCGACTTCTGCAGTACGAGAACGTGGATGAAGACTCTTCTG ATTCAGATGCCACTGCATCTTCAGATAACAGTGAGACAGAGGGGACACCCAAGTTGTCGGACACTCCGGCCCCTAAGAG GAAGAGGAGCCCGCCACTGGGaggtgccccctccccctccagcctctccctgcctccttcaacAGGGTTTCCCCTTCAGGCCACTGGGGCCCCCTCCCCATACCTGAGCTCG CTGGCTTCCCCCCCCTACCCCCCATTCCCTTCTGACTACCTGGCCCTGCAGCTGCCCGAACCCAGCCCCCTGAGGCCCAAGCGGGAGAAACGGCCCCGCCTGCCCCGGAAACTCAAG ATGGCGGTGGGACCCCCAGACTGCCCTGTGGGAGGGCCGCTGACCTTCCCAAGCCGGGgttctggggctggggtgggggcagccctggccccactgcccccacccaaaATGCCCCCACCTACGATCCTGAGTGCCGTCCCTCGGCAGATGTTCAGCGATGCGGGCAGCGGGGACGACGCCCTGGATGGGGATGATGACCTGGTAATCGACATCCCAGAGTGA
- the INO80E gene encoding INO80 complex subunit E isoform X4 has protein sequence MNGPADGEVDYKKKYRNLKRKLKFLIYEHECFQEELRKAQRKLLKVSRDKSFLLDRLLQYENVDEDSSDSDATASSDNSETEGTPKLSDTPAPKRKRSPPLGGAPSPSSLSLPPSTGFPLQATGAPSPYLSSLASPPYPPFPSDYLALQLPEPSPLRPKREKRPRLPRKLKRAHSGCSVEEELDLGEAEGRESS, from the exons ATGAACGGGCCGGCGGACGGCGAAGTGGACTACAAGAAGAAATACCGGAACCTGAAGCGAAAGCTTAAGTTCCTCATCTAC GAACACGAGTGCTTCCAGGAGGAACTGAGGAAGGCGCAGAGGAAATTGCTGAAGGTGTCCCGGGACAAGAG TTTCCTACTAGACCGACTTCTGCAGTACGAGAACGTGGATGAAGACTCTTCTG ATTCAGATGCCACTGCATCTTCAGATAACAGTGAGACAGAGGGGACACCCAAGTTGTCGGACACTCCGGCCCCTAAGAG GAAGAGGAGCCCGCCACTGGGaggtgccccctccccctccagcctctccctgcctccttcaacAGGGTTTCCCCTTCAGGCCACTGGGGCCCCCTCCCCATACCTGAGCTCG CTGGCTTCCCCCCCCTACCCCCCATTCCCTTCTGACTACCTGGCCCTGCAGCTGCCCGAACCCAGCCCCCTGAGGCCCAAGCGGGAGAAACGGCCCCGCCTGCCCCGGAAACTCAAG AGagctcactctggctgcagtgtggaggaggagctggatcTGGGAGAGGCTGAAGGCAGGGAGTCCAGTTAG